The DNA segment GCCTAAAATTTCCTGATAAGCCCCGACCATAAAGAAACCAATCATCGGTGGATATTCAGGATCATAAGCTGGCATTGGCATTGTTGTTTCAACGCCATCACCATCAACATAATGGTCAATAATACCATCTGAGTCACAAGTAATATCGAGTAACACTGCGCGACGATCAAGAGGTTTATCTAGCCCTTCAATAGGTAATACAGGGAATAACTGGTCGATACCCCATGCATCAGGTAAAGATTGGAACAGTGAGAAGTTAACATAGAACTTATCTGACATACGTTCTTGTAACTCATCAATAATAGGGCGATGAGCGCGATTACTTGGATCTAAATCGTACTGAATACGACGACAGATATTCAAATACAGCTCTTCTGCCCATGCACGCTCTGTCAGGCTTAACATGCCATGAACATATTGAGTATGCACATCGTGTAAGTCTAATTGGCTATCGTGTAACCATTCACGTAATGAACGGCTATGCCCCTTAGTTTGCATCTCTTCCCATGTTTCCCAAAGGCTTGCTATTGGTCTTGCAGCATCATCTTCAGGTGGTGTAATTGCCGTAAATTCATTACGTTCAACACCAATGACATTAGAAATTAACACGGTATGGTGTGCCGTTAATGCACGACCTGATTCAGTAATAACGGTTGGATGTGGTAAATCATTTTCATCACATGCGTCACCAATCGCCCAAATAACGTTATTCGCGTATTCATTAAGGCCATAGTTAACAGAGCAATCAGATTGTGAGCGTGTACCTTCATAGTCCACACCTAAACCACCACCCACATCGAAATACTGAATATCTACGCCTAATTTATGCAACTCAACATAGAAACGTGCAGATTCACGAACACCGGTTGCGATATCACGGATATTCGCCATTTGTGATCCCAAATGGAAATGCAGTAATTGCAGGCTATCTAAGCGGTCAGCTTGGCGTAACATATCAATTAATTGCAGAACTTGTGTCGCAGCTAAACCAAATTTTGATTTTTCACCACCACTTGCCTGCCATTTGCCTGAGCCTTGAGAAGCAAGGCGAGCGCGAACACCTAAACGTGGAATAACTTCTAAACGTTCAGCTTCTTCAAGAACCATTTTAATCTCAGACATTTTCTCAATGACTAAGAAAACTTTATGCCCAAGTTTTTCACCGGTGAGTGCTAAGCGAATATACTCACGGTCTTTATAACCATTACAAACAATCACAGAACTTGTCATATTGGCATGAGCAAGCACTGCCATTAATTCCGCTTTAGAGCCAGCCTCTAAACCTAAAGGCTCTCCTGCATTCACTAATGACTCAATAACACGACGTTGCTGGTTAACTTTAATCGGATAAACTAAAAAATAGTCACCTTTATAACCATAGGATTCACGCGCACGATGAAACGCAGCATTAATCGAACGTAAACGATGTTGTAATATTTGAGGAAAGCAAAACAGCGCGGGTAAACGCAAGTTCGATTGCTCTTCTTGAACTCGTTTCACTAATTCGGTTAAATCAAAAGTAGCATCAGGAATATCAGGATTAGGACAAACGCTAATATTTCCTCGATTATTCGCTAAATAGTAACCGCCCCCCCAATATGCAATGTTATAGGTCTGCTGCATCTTACGAGCGATGTTATCATTCATGACATTCTCCTTAGGGAGTATGAGTTTATACCTTGCCTGTCACCATAGTAGTCAATTATCTGACAAAAATCTGAAACGACTGATAAATAACAGTTGGAAGTAATGACTCACTATATATTTTTATATGATTATCCAGCTATACGCAGGACATAATAGTAGAAAGTTCTTGAGTTAACCTATAACGAGTTAACACAATCACCTATTGGCAAGTAACAGACAACTTCGCTCTAAAGAGAAAGAGCTAAAAGAGGAAATTACTCTAGATATACTATGTGTATAGTATTGATGAGTACTGTTTTGGTTTTTGAAAAGACTAACCTGTAGACAATGGATCATTACCCATTCACTCCACACATGGCTTAAACCCATAAGCCATTTCCCTAACAGAGAAACAGGATCAGAAATCCTGCGGTTTACACTGTGTTCAGATTTCACAGTAATCGCGAGGTTATACCTTTAGTTAGTTAAAAATGCAAAGCAAAAAGTACAAAAAGCTTTTTTTTCTCTACTCACTATTTTCTCAACGCAAAAATAGTGGGTAACAAAAAATAAGATTAACTGTTTGATTCTGCTTTATCCCTATATTTGATTAAAAAAAACTGGAATTAAAGAGAGAAGAGTCATAAAATGGACGTCTAGATGTTAAAACATCCATCCTTAAACCGTTTGTATTAAGGTAACGAAATATAATGACTACACACCTTTTTACTTCTGAATCAGTCTCAGAAGGTCATCCAGATAAAATTGCAGATCAAATTTCTGATGCTGTTTTGGATGCAATTTTAGAACAAGATCCTAAAGCACGCGTTGCCTGCGAAACTTACGTTAAGACGGGCATGGTTATGGTAGGCGGAGAAATTACCACCAAAGCTTGGGTCGATATCGAAGAAATTACACGTAATACTGTTCGCGAAATCGGCTATACCAGTTCCGAGATGGGCTTTGATGCTAATTCCTGCGCAGTTATCAGTGCGATTGGTAAACAATCTCCTGATATCAACCAAGGTGTTGACCGTTCAAATCCATTAGAACAAGGTGCTGGCGACCAAGGTTTAATGTTTGGTTATGCAACCAACGAAACTGACGTATTAATGCCTGCTCCAATTACTTATGCTCATCGCTTAGTTCAACGCCAAGCACAAGTTCGTAAAAGTGGCACTTTATCTTGGCTACGCCCTGATGCAAAAAGCCAGATTACCTTCCAATATGACAACAATAAAGTTGTTGGTATTGATGCAGTTGTATTATCAACTCAGCATTCTGAAGATATTTCACAAAAAGATCTGCATGAAGCAGTGATGGAAGAGATCATTAAACCTGTTTTGCCAGCAGAATGGTTAAATGAGCAAACTAAATATTTCATCAACCCAACAGGTCGTTTTGTTATCGGTGGACCAATGGGTGACTGTGGTTTAACTGGTCGTAAAATCATTGTCGATACTTACGGCGGTATGGCTCGTCACGGCGGTGGCGCTTTCTCTGGTAAAGATCCATCGAAAGTTGACCGTTCAGCAGCTTATGCTGCACGTTACGTTGCTAAAAACATCGTGGCAGCAGGTTTAGCAGATCGTTGTGAAATCCAAGTTTC comes from the Proteus appendicitidis genome and includes:
- the speA gene encoding biosynthetic arginine decarboxylase; amino-acid sequence: MNDNIARKMQQTYNIAYWGGGYYLANNRGNISVCPNPDIPDATFDLTELVKRVQEEQSNLRLPALFCFPQILQHRLRSINAAFHRARESYGYKGDYFLVYPIKVNQQRRVIESLVNAGEPLGLEAGSKAELMAVLAHANMTSSVIVCNGYKDREYIRLALTGEKLGHKVFLVIEKMSEIKMVLEEAERLEVIPRLGVRARLASQGSGKWQASGGEKSKFGLAATQVLQLIDMLRQADRLDSLQLLHFHLGSQMANIRDIATGVRESARFYVELHKLGVDIQYFDVGGGLGVDYEGTRSQSDCSVNYGLNEYANNVIWAIGDACDENDLPHPTVITESGRALTAHHTVLISNVIGVERNEFTAITPPEDDAARPIASLWETWEEMQTKGHSRSLREWLHDSQLDLHDVHTQYVHGMLSLTERAWAEELYLNICRRIQYDLDPSNRAHRPIIDELQERMSDKFYVNFSLFQSLPDAWGIDQLFPVLPIEGLDKPLDRRAVLLDITCDSDGIIDHYVDGDGVETTMPMPAYDPEYPPMIGFFMVGAYQEILGNMHNLFGDTAAVDVYLDEKGNLTYVQSEEGDTVADMLQYVKLNPTVLLDRFRTQVKNAQLDKALQEQFLTEFESGLYGYTYLEEEE
- the metK gene encoding methionine adenosyltransferase; this encodes MTTHLFTSESVSEGHPDKIADQISDAVLDAILEQDPKARVACETYVKTGMVMVGGEITTKAWVDIEEITRNTVREIGYTSSEMGFDANSCAVISAIGKQSPDINQGVDRSNPLEQGAGDQGLMFGYATNETDVLMPAPITYAHRLVQRQAQVRKSGTLSWLRPDAKSQITFQYDNNKVVGIDAVVLSTQHSEDISQKDLHEAVMEEIIKPVLPAEWLNEQTKYFINPTGRFVIGGPMGDCGLTGRKIIVDTYGGMARHGGGAFSGKDPSKVDRSAAYAARYVAKNIVAAGLADRCEIQVSYAIGVAEPTSIMVETFGTEKVPTAQLVLLVREFFDLRPYGLIQMLDLLHPIYQKTAAYGHFGRPEFPWEATDKAEILREAAGLK